The Pseudanabaena sp. PCC 6802 genomic interval TTGGCAACCTTAGGAGATGAATTTCCAGGCTTAAGATTGTCCTACCTAGAAGGTACATTAGAAATCATGACTACTTCTGCCGAGCATGAAGAATTAAAAACCATCATAGCTATGTTGATGGAAACCTACTTTCAAGTAACACGCACGCGGTTTCATGGCATAGGAGCGGCAACGTTTCGCAAGGTTGCGAAGCAAAGAGGTTTAGAGCCTGATGAATGCTACTGTTTGGCGCAGAAAAAGGAATTCCCAGATATCGCGATCGAAGTAGTTTTGAGTAGCGGCTCTGTGGATAAACTGGAAATTTACCGAGGGCTAGAAGTACCAGAGGTATGGTTTTGGCAGAATGGTCGATTTGCGATTTATCACCTGCGATCGCACGGTTATGAATTAGTCAACCAGAGCGAGCTTTTACCAGATTTAGATCTGGCTTTGCTATCTAGCTACGTCAGACCAGCTGAGCAATTTGATGCTGTAATGGAATATCGCACCGCACTCCAAACTAGCCAAACTGATGGCTGAGAAAGGCTTTTGTCAGTGAGATTGCCTGCTCTGGACTGGAAGCGATCGCTACATCCCCCGCACCCAGCTTTTGCCAAAAGTCATTGCCGTCACCAGTTTCGTTAAGCAAAATTACTTTTTTCCCAGCTCTGAGGGCGAGGGCAACCTCCGATGCCGTACCCGCGCTCATCCCACACGCAATTACCACATCGCTGGACAGCACGTTGATATTATTGCGGGCGCTACCCATGCCCGTGACAATCGCAAGATCGATGTTCTCAGACATCCCTCGGCGATCGGCTCCAGGTAAAATCCCAATCGTAAACCCACCGGCTGACTTTGCTCCTTC includes:
- a CDS encoding Uma2 family endonuclease — encoded protein: MSFQLLEKSQIQPIAEQRVVLEGVSWQQYESLLATLGDEFPGLRLSYLEGTLEIMTTSAEHEELKTIIAMLMETYFQVTRTRFHGIGAATFRKVAKQRGLEPDECYCLAQKKEFPDIAIEVVLSSGSVDKLEIYRGLEVPEVWFWQNGRFAIYHLRSHGYELVNQSELLPDLDLALLSSYVRPAEQFDAVMEYRTALQTSQTDG
- a CDS encoding LOG family protein, giving the protein MPKITIGVMGPGASATEADLCHAYELGKLIAQEQWAILSGGLNLGVMAAVNEGAKSAGGFTIGILPGADRRGMSENIDLAIVTGMGSARNNINVLSSDVVIACGMSAGTASEVALALRAGKKVILLNETGDGNDFWQKLGAGDVAIASSPEQAISLTKAFLSHQFG